Proteins encoded by one window of Cylindrospermum stagnale PCC 7417:
- a CDS encoding type I polyketide synthase: MAASRIEAVLAQLQNETSDCEKALLKLIKSKKDMSQTSMLTSKINTQLQQTNVAIIGMASIFPQSKNLQEYWEKIIQKVDCITDVPPSRWSIEDYYDPNPKAPDKTYCKRGGFIPDIDFNPMEFGLPPNLLEVTDISQLLGLVVAKSAMEDAGYGESRHFNHQSTGVVLGVAIGRQLAVPLGTRLQYPVWEKVLRGSGVSAEDTQKIIEKLKNSYVQWDENAFPGMLANVISGRIANRLDFGGMNCVVDAACASSLGALRMAISELVEHRADMMLTGGVDTDNSILAYMCFSKTPAVSQNENVKPFDVDSDGMMLGEGVGMLVLKRLEDAQRDNDRIYAVIKGIGTSSDGRYKSIYAPRPEGQVRALRRAYEDAGFSPASVGLIEAHGTGTMVGDPAEFASINEVFGENNPRKQYIALGTVKSQIGHTKAAAGAASLIKAALSLHHKVLPPTINITKPHPKLKIETSPFYLNTETRPWIRPNHQPRRAGVSSFGFGGTNYHVVLEEYENEHSRPYRLHASPQQVLLFAATPGQLLSRCQEIQRQWQSDAGERHYTELIAACQSLEIPVTNARLGFVADSLSQASEFLQISIDWLTKKPQVESWEHPQKIYYRQRGMATQAKVVALFSGQGSQYLEMGRELVMNFPDLRQNFAQMDSLLSEDNLQPISEVVFPPPVFDSVAKTAQTEALQLTEYAQPAIGALSAGLYKILQQAGLKPDFVAGHSFGELTALWAGGVLSEADYFFLVKARGQAMATPKDPQFDAGAMLAVSGDVLQVVELIKNFPKVTVANWNSQHQVVLAGTSESISQVQEVLKTQGFSAVRLGVSAAFHTPLVAHAQKPFAQAIEKVTFNPAKVPVYTNVTGGSYPTEPLAMQKILKEHLQNQVLFRQEIENIYAEGGYCFIEFGPKNILTNLVKDILKDKPHLAVALNGNPTKNSDGLRPARSDRQPRVGDDRTLREAVVQLRVAGIPLSNLDPYQVEHKIPEVPKHKLLNVRLNSTNYVSEKTKQSFEKALNNGIRVDLKSAPLNHSIPKEAPKSPRQPEKVLNGTAKSPQNGYQVDLQLTPINHSIPDYPPPSPRQPEKAANGNIKSLQNGKSDKIEIQALGYERVIDSLELSLTEFSRQQRDILNVHEQSLQHQTEYTKTFLQLMQQQHSFLGNGQITEQQAQTQQLAISSSERSIMRFHDHQADTLRIHERYLNYQHDYTNNYFQLIQQHYHLLRPADVAQHHVLPVVNHQDSPVLVTSSTAAVIPPRSQVVNFADSPVLVPTPTLTVSNFEPPVTINGVNHLQDLILPKENRTATITVTPTIPITIDQATLSQTLLTVVSDKTGYPTEMLDLSMDIEADLGIDSIKRVEILGGLLEIYPDLPRPNPEELAQLRTLGQIVEYMQTLVPENSPVPTNSALKTQNSELSTQDSELGTQDSGLRTQDSGLRTQDSELGTQDSVHITQAIPSDLSQVLLTVVSDKTGYPTEMLDLSMDIEADLGIDSIKRVEILGGLLELYPNLPKPNPEELAQLRTLGQIVDYMQQQAEVGEKKIQITVETPDFTFLPNQEFESNHQIRRSPVRLKALPEPDILDFTLPEQHIALVTDDGTPTTGELAAALTARGWKTVVLSFPLSVIRQQLPLAEGISRVVLANLSEEHLQQQLEAIASGTSSTNAKNHGAIASGGAQPIAAFIHLNPRSQDHASPGVRYLETEKTILRHVFLIAKYLKEPLNQAATQGRSCFLTVARLDGQFGLSRTTNFGAISAGLFGLTKSLNLEWEDVFCRSLDLSPDLEPQAAVKSILAELYDPNRLVTEVGYSSRGRVTLVAETLSSSPKTYPQSPISNPQSQVFLVSGGGKGITAQCVIKLAQQYRSKFILLGRSSTEPEPVWAEGWQTEAQLKQRIMEDYLAKGEKPTPVMVQKKFQAISSQREIQNTIQAIQQAGGQAEYVSVDVSDAIALQEKLADVVKRTGAVTGIIHGAGNLADKRIEKKSVQDFETVYAAKVKGLENLLHCVPPSQLQYLVLFSSVVGFYGNVGQSDYAIANEILNKSAHLIKLNHPDCHVVAINWGPWDSGMVSPELKKAFAERNIETIPIEVGTQMLVNELAHGNQEIVQLVIGSPLLYTPQVLANQFKTFRIQRRLTSFSNPFLQDHVIAGNAVLPATCALTWIANTCEQLYPGYTFFSCPNYKVLKGIVFDENLANEYSLDLQEITKTEGEEIEFEAKIWSKNSAEKTRYHFSAQVKLKRNLPSTPTYEQLNLNQDQNLLAITSLYQSGAGTLFHGVTFQGVKSLLNASPGKLTMECLLPNPGEKQQGQFPAQTFNPYIADVQVHSLWIWTQHFYQQVCLPSEIKVFEQFAPIPFGETFYVSCEVKSKTESAVVADVIAHDQQGKIYNRMIGAKGTILPKQV, encoded by the coding sequence ATGGCTGCTTCTAGGATTGAAGCTGTCTTGGCACAATTGCAAAACGAAACGAGCGATTGTGAAAAGGCTCTGCTCAAGCTTATAAAGTCGAAAAAAGATATGTCTCAAACCTCCATGCTAACCAGCAAAATAAATACACAATTGCAACAAACTAATGTTGCTATTATCGGGATGGCTTCTATATTCCCACAATCCAAAAATTTACAGGAATACTGGGAAAAAATTATTCAGAAAGTTGATTGTATTACTGATGTTCCTCCTTCCCGGTGGAGTATAGAAGATTACTATGATCCTAATCCTAAAGCACCTGATAAAACCTACTGCAAACGGGGTGGATTTATCCCAGACATCGATTTTAATCCGATGGAATTTGGGCTACCTCCCAATCTCTTAGAAGTCACAGATATTTCCCAGCTACTAGGTTTGGTTGTGGCTAAATCAGCGATGGAAGATGCTGGTTACGGAGAATCCCGACATTTTAATCACCAAAGTACTGGAGTAGTTTTAGGGGTAGCAATTGGCAGGCAGTTGGCAGTTCCCCTAGGTACCCGATTACAGTATCCGGTTTGGGAAAAAGTTCTCAGAGGTAGTGGCGTATCTGCTGAGGATACGCAAAAAATTATCGAGAAACTCAAAAATTCATATGTGCAGTGGGACGAGAACGCCTTCCCCGGTATGCTCGCTAATGTGATTTCGGGACGCATTGCCAATCGTCTGGATTTCGGGGGAATGAACTGTGTAGTGGATGCTGCCTGTGCCAGTTCATTGGGTGCTTTGAGAATGGCAATTAGTGAGTTAGTTGAGCATCGAGCTGACATGATGCTGACCGGTGGAGTTGACACCGACAACTCGATTCTTGCCTATATGTGTTTCAGCAAAACCCCTGCTGTTTCCCAAAACGAGAATGTCAAACCTTTTGATGTGGATTCCGATGGGATGATGCTCGGTGAAGGTGTGGGCATGTTGGTACTCAAGCGCCTGGAAGATGCCCAACGAGACAATGACAGAATTTATGCTGTTATTAAAGGTATTGGCACTTCTAGTGATGGTCGCTATAAAAGCATCTATGCGCCACGCCCTGAAGGTCAAGTCAGAGCGCTGCGTCGTGCTTATGAAGATGCGGGCTTTTCGCCTGCCAGTGTTGGTTTGATTGAAGCCCACGGTACTGGCACGATGGTGGGAGATCCAGCAGAATTCGCATCGATTAACGAAGTCTTTGGCGAAAATAATCCCAGAAAGCAATATATTGCTCTGGGTACTGTCAAATCCCAAATCGGACACACAAAAGCGGCTGCGGGTGCGGCGAGTTTGATTAAAGCTGCTTTGTCTCTGCATCACAAAGTATTGCCACCGACGATTAACATCACCAAACCGCATCCCAAACTCAAAATTGAAACTTCCCCATTTTATTTAAATACAGAAACTAGACCTTGGATTCGCCCCAATCACCAGCCAAGACGTGCGGGGGTGAGTTCCTTTGGCTTTGGTGGCACAAATTATCACGTTGTTCTAGAAGAATACGAAAACGAACACAGTCGCCCCTATCGTTTACACGCTAGTCCCCAACAGGTGTTACTATTTGCGGCTACGCCGGGGCAGTTGTTGTCGCGTTGTCAAGAGATACAACGGCAATGGCAATCTGATGCGGGAGAGCGGCATTACACAGAACTGATTGCGGCTTGTCAATCTCTAGAAATTCCGGTGACAAATGCCAGATTGGGGTTTGTCGCTGATTCTCTGAGTCAGGCTAGTGAATTTTTGCAAATCAGCATTGACTGGTTGACAAAGAAGCCACAAGTAGAATCTTGGGAACATCCCCAAAAAATTTATTATCGCCAAAGGGGGATGGCAACTCAGGCTAAAGTGGTGGCTCTATTTTCTGGGCAAGGCTCTCAATACCTAGAAATGGGTCGGGAACTGGTGATGAACTTTCCTGACTTGCGGCAGAACTTTGCACAAATGGATAGCCTGTTGTCTGAAGATAATTTGCAGCCTATCTCTGAGGTGGTTTTCCCGCCTCCTGTGTTTGATTCGGTGGCGAAGACTGCCCAGACAGAAGCTTTGCAACTGACGGAATATGCACAACCAGCAATTGGGGCTTTAAGTGCTGGTTTGTACAAGATATTGCAACAGGCTGGCTTGAAGCCGGATTTTGTTGCCGGTCATAGCTTTGGCGAACTGACAGCTTTGTGGGCTGGTGGTGTTTTGAGTGAGGCTGATTACTTTTTCTTGGTGAAAGCCAGGGGACAAGCTATGGCTACGCCAAAAGATCCTCAGTTTGATGCGGGTGCAATGTTGGCGGTGAGTGGGGACGTCTTGCAAGTGGTAGAACTGATCAAGAATTTCCCCAAAGTCACTGTTGCTAACTGGAATTCTCAGCATCAGGTGGTACTGGCTGGGACGAGTGAGTCCATCTCCCAAGTGCAGGAGGTTCTAAAAACTCAAGGGTTCTCTGCTGTTCGGTTAGGAGTTTCAGCGGCTTTTCACACTCCACTGGTGGCTCATGCTCAGAAACCCTTTGCCCAAGCTATTGAAAAAGTTACTTTCAATCCGGCTAAAGTTCCGGTTTACACCAATGTCACTGGCGGGAGTTACCCGACTGAGCCGCTAGCGATGCAAAAAATCCTCAAAGAACATTTGCAAAATCAGGTGTTGTTTCGGCAGGAAATCGAAAATATTTATGCTGAAGGTGGTTATTGCTTTATTGAATTTGGCCCAAAGAATATTCTCACCAATTTGGTTAAGGATATCCTCAAAGATAAACCGCATTTAGCTGTGGCCTTGAATGGCAATCCTACCAAAAATAGCGATGGGCTACGCCCCGCCCGAAGCGATCGCCAACCGCGCGTCGGGGACGACCGCACTCTGCGAGAAGCAGTTGTGCAGTTGCGCGTTGCTGGTATACCTTTAAGCAACTTAGACCCTTACCAAGTTGAGCACAAAATCCCCGAAGTTCCCAAACATAAACTGTTGAATGTGCGGTTGAACAGCACCAACTATGTTTCTGAGAAAACAAAACAGTCTTTTGAAAAAGCTCTCAACAATGGAATAAGAGTGGATTTGAAATCAGCACCACTGAACCATTCTATCCCCAAGGAAGCGCCGAAATCTCCCCGCCAGCCGGAAAAAGTACTCAACGGTACTGCTAAATCACCACAAAATGGGTATCAAGTGGACTTGCAACTAACACCAATCAACCACTCCATCCCCGATTACCCGCCACCATCTCCCCGTCAACCGGAGAAAGCAGCCAACGGTAACATCAAGTCTTTGCAAAATGGGAAATCAGACAAAATTGAGATCCAGGCGTTGGGTTACGAACGAGTTATAGACAGCTTAGAGTTGTCCTTAACTGAGTTCAGTCGCCAACAACGCGACATCTTAAATGTCCATGAACAATCTTTGCAGCATCAGACGGAATATACCAAAACTTTTCTCCAATTGATGCAGCAGCAGCATTCATTTTTGGGAAATGGTCAAATCACTGAACAACAGGCGCAAACTCAGCAACTGGCAATTTCCAGTTCTGAGCGTAGCATCATGCGGTTTCATGATCATCAAGCTGACACTCTCCGCATCCATGAGCGATATCTCAACTATCAGCACGACTACACGAATAACTACTTCCAATTAATCCAGCAACATTATCACCTGTTGCGTCCCGCAGATGTGGCTCAACACCATGTCCTACCGGTTGTCAACCATCAAGATAGTCCGGTTCTGGTGACAAGCTCCACCGCTGCTGTGATTCCCCCACGCTCACAGGTGGTTAATTTTGCAGATAGTCCGGTTTTGGTACCGACGCCAACCTTGACTGTGAGCAACTTTGAGCCACCAGTCACAATTAATGGTGTAAATCATCTCCAAGATCTGATTTTGCCTAAGGAGAATCGCACTGCAACCATCACGGTAACTCCTACAATCCCAATAACTATTGATCAAGCTACCCTAAGTCAAACTCTGCTCACTGTCGTGAGTGATAAGACTGGCTACCCAACAGAGATGCTAGATCTGTCGATGGATATTGAGGCAGATTTGGGGATTGATTCGATTAAGCGGGTGGAAATTTTGGGAGGTTTGCTAGAAATATACCCCGATTTACCCAGACCGAATCCAGAAGAACTGGCTCAACTGCGTACCCTCGGACAAATTGTTGAGTATATGCAGACTCTGGTTCCAGAAAACTCACCTGTACCAACAAACTCAGCACTCAAGACTCAGAACTCAGAACTCAGCACTCAGGACTCAGAACTCGGCACTCAGGACTCAGGACTCAGGACTCAGGACTCAGGACTCAGGACTCAGGACTCAGAACTCGGCACTCAGGACTCAGTACACATTACTCAAGCTATCCCCAGTGACCTCAGTCAAGTCTTGCTCACTGTTGTCAGTGATAAGACTGGCTACCCAACAGAGATGCTAGATCTGTCGATGGATATTGAAGCAGATTTGGGGATTGATTCGATTAAGCGGGTGGAAATTCTGGGGGGGTTGCTGGAGCTATACCCCAATTTACCCAAGCCGAATCCAGAAGAATTAGCTCAACTGCGTACTCTCGGCCAAATTGTTGATTATATGCAACAGCAGGCAGAGGTGGGTGAAAAAAAAATCCAAATTACAGTAGAGACGCCGGATTTTACCTTTCTTCCCAACCAGGAATTTGAGAGCAATCACCAGATTCGCCGCAGTCCGGTGAGACTGAAAGCGCTGCCGGAACCGGATATTTTGGATTTCACTTTACCTGAGCAGCATATTGCTTTAGTGACTGATGATGGTACCCCCACCACTGGGGAATTAGCAGCAGCTTTAACAGCAAGGGGTTGGAAAACTGTTGTTTTAAGCTTTCCTCTCTCGGTGATTAGACAACAGTTACCTTTAGCTGAGGGAATCAGTCGGGTGGTGCTGGCGAATTTGAGCGAGGAGCATTTACAACAACAGTTAGAAGCGATTGCCTCCGGCACGTCTTCGACGAACGCTAAAAACCACGGGGCGATCGCATCGGGCGGGGCGCAGCCCATCGCTGCATTCATTCATCTAAATCCCCGAAGTCAGGATCATGCAAGTCCTGGTGTCCGCTATCTGGAAACAGAAAAAACTATCCTGCGCCATGTCTTTTTAATCGCTAAATATCTCAAAGAACCGCTGAATCAAGCAGCTACCCAAGGACGCAGTTGTTTCCTGACTGTTGCTCGTCTGGATGGTCAGTTTGGACTAAGTCGCACAACCAACTTTGGGGCAATTAGCGCCGGACTGTTCGGACTCACCAAAAGTTTAAACTTGGAATGGGAAGATGTATTTTGCCGATCGCTTGATTTAAGCCCAGATTTAGAGCCTCAAGCGGCAGTAAAGTCTATCCTCGCTGAACTTTACGACCCCAATCGCTTGGTTACAGAAGTGGGATACAGTTCACGAGGACGTGTCACCTTGGTGGCGGAAACGCTTTCTTCTTCGCCAAAAACCTATCCTCAATCACCCATCAGTAATCCTCAATCCCAAGTATTTCTTGTCAGTGGCGGTGGCAAAGGAATTACCGCTCAGTGCGTGATCAAATTAGCGCAGCAATATCGATCTAAATTTATTCTGCTGGGTCGTTCTAGTACAGAGCCAGAACCTGTATGGGCTGAGGGTTGGCAAACTGAAGCCCAATTAAAACAGCGGATTATGGAGGATTACCTGGCTAAAGGCGAAAAGCCTACACCTGTAATGGTGCAGAAAAAGTTTCAGGCTATTTCCTCCCAACGGGAAATCCAAAACACTATCCAGGCGATTCAGCAAGCGGGTGGACAAGCGGAATATGTGAGTGTGGATGTTAGCGATGCGATCGCTCTCCAAGAGAAACTAGCCGATGTAGTTAAGCGCACTGGAGCAGTCACAGGAATCATTCACGGCGCTGGGAATCTCGCCGATAAGCGGATTGAGAAAAAATCAGTCCAGGATTTTGAAACAGTTTATGCCGCCAAAGTCAAAGGTTTAGAAAACCTGCTGCACTGTGTCCCCCCCAGCCAACTGCAATATTTAGTCTTGTTTTCCTCTGTGGTTGGGTTTTACGGCAACGTGGGACAATCTGATTATGCGATCGCCAACGAAATACTCAACAAATCAGCCCATCTCATCAAGCTCAACCATCCAGATTGTCATGTAGTGGCAATTAATTGGGGCCCTTGGGACAGTGGCATGGTATCACCAGAATTAAAGAAAGCTTTTGCCGAGCGCAATATCGAAACAATCCCCATTGAAGTGGGAACACAAATGTTAGTTAATGAACTAGCTCACGGCAATCAAGAAATCGTGCAATTAGTGATTGGTAGTCCTCTGTTATACACACCACAAGTATTAGCCAATCAGTTTAAAACCTTTCGGATTCAGCGGCGATTAACATCCTTCTCCAATCCATTTTTACAAGACCATGTAATTGCTGGTAATGCCGTTCTTCCCGCAACTTGTGCCCTGACATGGATTGCTAACACCTGTGAACAACTCTATCCTGGTTATACATTTTTTTCTTGTCCAAACTACAAGGTTTTAAAAGGAATCGTTTTTGATGAAAATCTGGCAAATGAATACAGTTTAGACTTGCAAGAAATTACTAAAACTGAAGGCGAAGAAATAGAGTTTGAAGCCAAAATTTGGAGTAAAAATTCAGCAGAAAAGACCCGATACCATTTTAGTGCCCAGGTGAAGCTGAAACGAAATCTTCCTAGCACCCCTACTTATGAACAACTGAATTTAAATCAAGATCAGAACCTCCTCGCCATAACATCGCTTTATCAAAGTGGGGCAGGAACCTTGTTTCATGGAGTGACTTTCCAAGGCGTCAAATCTCTCTTAAACGCTAGTCCAGGAAAATTGACAATGGAATGTTTATTGCCAAATCCAGGAGAAAAGCAACAAGGACAATTCCCAGCTCAAACATTCAATCCATATATTGCAGATGTTCAGGTTCATTCACTATGGATTTGGACGCAACATTTTTATCAACAAGTTTGTTTACCTTCAGAAATTAAAGTTTTTGAACAGTTTGCTCCTATCCCCTTTGGTGAAACCTTTTACGTCTCTTGCGAAGTCAAGTCAAAAACAGAATCAGCCGTAGTTGCTGATGTTATTGCACACGATCAACAAGGGAAAATATATAACCGCATGATTGGAGCCAAGGGAACAATTTTACCTAAGCAAGTCTGA